The genomic region GCTGAAGGTCTTTCTCCGTAAACAGTCTTATAAGTTGGTGCGTAATGAGTAAGCAAAATCTTGAAGCCAGAAGAGGAGCAAAGCATTTCTTCAATTTTCTTCTTTCTCTCTGTATAGAACTTCTCGTCTATTCCTTTCATTTTTTGCCAAACTGTAGGCTTCTTTATTACTCCTTCACTACCTATAATCGTTACGTCACCAAGTTGCTTCTTCTCGTCGTCTAACCATATTACATCAGGAAATTTTTCCTTATATTTTTCCCTTTCCTCTCTGAAATCCTCATTACCAAAAACCGCAACTATTTGAAACTTTCTCAATGCATTATAAACAGGATCAAAATGCATGAATTTTCCTTTATCTGCAAGATCTCCTGCCAATAACACTAGGTCGACATGCTGTGGAAGATATCTTAAGGCTATAAAGAAGTCATTAAGATATCTAGGAGAATGAATGTCTGAAGTGGCAGCTATGAGCATGTTTAAATAATTGGCTTTAACAATTTTAATAATATATGGAAATAGAAGGCATAGCAGACTTACCTTTACATACTGGACACGTACCTTCATGGTTAATTCCCATAATGAGAAAGCTTTCTAGGGCAATCTTAGATATCATGCTAATAGAGTGGGGGCCAGAAAAGGTAGTAGAGAGACTTTCAAACCCACTTTGGTTTCAAGCTTTTAATAATGTAATAGGCATGGATTGGGACTCTTCGGGATCGACAACAGTTACTTTAGGAATATTAAAGGAAGTTGTTAATCCCAAGGATGACGGACTTGCAGTTCTAGGTGGAAAAGGTAAAAACGCTTTAAAAGTGCCGGAAGAACTTCATTCATTGAATTTTGATATTGATGCTGATAAATTAGCTAACATAAGCAGACTAGTTGCAAAAGTTGATACAACATTAGTTCAAGACGGACACCAGCTTTATCATCACTCTATGCTAGTAACAGAGAAAGGATATTGGGGGATAATACAACAGGGAATGAATGAAGAAACTAAGTTTGCAAGAAGATATCACTGGAAAAACACTGAAAATTTTACTGTAGATCCTCACGAGGCAATAGCAGGAAAGAAAGGAATTGCAGTAAATATAATAGAAAAACAGAAAGAAAACACTAGAAAGCTAGTTTTAGATTTACTTAGGCAAGATCCTAGAAAAATTATAAATGAATTGCAACAAGCTAAAGCAATTTTAAAAGGTCAAGCCACAATAGAGAGCTGGATTAGTGGAGCCTCATTTGTTGGAATATCAAAAGAAGCTAAGATTATCTACATGAGGCCTTTGGATGAAAGGAAAATAAAACCTATTTTAGAAAAATTATACGAATCAAATCCTGAAAACCTAGAAGAGGCATTACTTGAAGGTTTAGGACCTTCTACGGCTAAGGCATTATATTTAATCTCTGACTTAATTTATAGAGAGCCCCCTTCTTACAATGATCCAGTGAATATGCCTTATGACCCTTTCAAGTATGCTTATGCAATTGGCGGAAAAGATGGTATTCCTTATCCAGTAAATAGAAGGGTAGCTGAAGAGGTAATTATCACGCTTGAGGATATAATACAGAAAGCTAAATTAGAGAGTAATGAAAAGAAATTCTCATTGAATAAACTAAGGGGTTTGAGCATTGGAATTAAGGAAGGGTCTTGAAGATATTGCTATAAAAGAAACTGAAATAACTTATATTGATGGAGTTCTAGGCAGACTATATTACAGAGGATATTCAATTTATGATTTAGCAGAATTCTCAAACTTCGAAGAAACTGCTTACTTAATATGGTTCGGGAAATTGCCAAATAAAAAGGAACTTCAAGAGATAAAGGAAGCTTTAGCTGAAGAAAGAGAAATCCCTGAGTATATTACTGAATTTATAAAAAATGTGAGAAAAGATGCAAATCCGATGGACGTGTTAAGAACTGCAGTAAGTATGTTAGGAATCGAGGATAGAAGTAACGAAGAACTTTGGAAGAAAGCTGTAAAATTAACTGCAAAAATTCCTACAATTATTTCATATTTTGATAGAGTTAGAAAAGGATTAGACATAGTACATCCCGATCCTTCACTATCTCATGCAGAAAACTTTCTTTATATGATGCGGGGAGAAAAGCCAAACCCTATTGATTCTAGGACTATGGATGTGGCAATGATCTTACATATGGATCACGAAATGAATGCATCGACTTTTGCTTGTTTAGTAGTTGCATCTACTTTGTCTGACCTTTATTCAGCAATAACTGCTGGAATATCTGCATTAAAAGGGCCTTTACATGGAGGTGCTAATGCAGAAGCCTTAAAGCAATTCATGGAAATAGGGAGTAAGGACAAAGTCGAGGAATATATTCTCAAAAAATTAGAGTCCGGGCAAAGAATTATGGGTTTCGGGCACAGAATATATAAGGCCTATGACCCTAGGGCTAAGATATTAAAGGAATATGCAAGAAACTTAGCAAAAGAAAAGGGAAAAATGGAACTATTTGAGATTGCAGAAAAAGTAGACGAAATAGGTTGTAAAATACTTGGAAAGAAGAATATTTATCCTAATGTCGATTTCTATGCAGGATTAGTGTTTTACTTCCTGGGTTTCGATCCTGATCTTTTCCCTACAGTTTTTGCTTCATCTAGAATAGTTGGCTGGACAGCTCATGTAATGGAGTACTTGAAGGATAATAAATTAATTAGACCAAAGGCAATCTATAAAGGAGAAATAGGCAGAAAATACATTAATATTGAGAACAGAGAATAGCCTTTTTAACTTATTTTAACAGATTTTATGAGATGCTTAAATTCAGTATAAATAAAGAGGAATTACTCTTCTCAAAACTTCTAGAAATAGCAGAAAATATAAAAGACTCTACTTCTCTCCTTAACTCTCTCTACCTAGATATCTTTAATACAAATTATCCAGATGCAACAGCAAAAATGGTAAAAATTAAAGGAATATATGAAAGAATAGCCATGATAAGAGAAGATATAATTTCAATGCTTTACGGAGAGGCATTCTTACCTGATTTTAAGGAATCAATGCTTACATTAACTCAATCACTGTATGAAATAATGAAATCAATAAAGGATGCAGGAAGAGCTATAACTTCGAGAAAACCAGATGAAAAACTTTGCAGTATTTTGCAATCTAATTTCGTCTCGTATTTATCATTAATACAAGATGGGGCAGAAAAACTTGTTTTAATGATTTCATTACTTAAAAAAGATATAAAAGAGGCAATAAGAATAGGTAAGGAAATTCAGCTCATTGAAAGAAATGGAGATGAAATAAAAGATTTAATGATACAAAGGCTATATGAGAATGAGAAAGAATCGGATATTATTAGTATACTACAGTTAAAAGATGTAATAACATTCCTTGACGATATTTTGGACGGAATGGAAGACTCAACGTTGAGCGTCGAAACTTTATACGCAACTCTAAAATCCTAGGACACTTTTTATTACTCCAAATGCTGCAAGTGAAGAAATTATTGCTACCAATGGAGAAATTCCCCAGCCTTTAGCTACTTGGGAAAGTTGCTTCTTTACGTCATAGCCAAAGCTCCTAAAGCTTAAGCCTATGATACCACCCATTGTGGTTTGGGTTATAGAAAT from Acidianus ambivalens harbors:
- a CDS encoding DUF47 domain-containing protein encodes the protein MLKFSINKEELLFSKLLEIAENIKDSTSLLNSLYLDIFNTNYPDATAKMVKIKGIYERIAMIREDIISMLYGEAFLPDFKESMLTLTQSLYEIMKSIKDAGRAITSRKPDEKLCSILQSNFVSYLSLIQDGAEKLVLMISLLKKDIKEAIRIGKEIQLIERNGDEIKDLMIQRLYENEKESDIISILQLKDVITFLDDILDGMEDSTLSVETLYATLKS
- a CDS encoding DUF763 domain-containing protein — encoded protein: MEIEGIADLPLHTGHVPSWLIPIMRKLSRAILDIMLIEWGPEKVVERLSNPLWFQAFNNVIGMDWDSSGSTTVTLGILKEVVNPKDDGLAVLGGKGKNALKVPEELHSLNFDIDADKLANISRLVAKVDTTLVQDGHQLYHHSMLVTEKGYWGIIQQGMNEETKFARRYHWKNTENFTVDPHEAIAGKKGIAVNIIEKQKENTRKLVLDLLRQDPRKIINELQQAKAILKGQATIESWISGASFVGISKEAKIIYMRPLDERKIKPILEKLYESNPENLEEALLEGLGPSTAKALYLISDLIYREPPSYNDPVNMPYDPFKYAYAIGGKDGIPYPVNRRVAEEVIITLEDIIQKAKLESNEKKFSLNKLRGLSIGIKEGS
- a CDS encoding metallophosphoesterase family protein — its product is MLIAATSDIHSPRYLNDFFIALRYLPQHVDLVLLAGDLADKGKFMHFDPVYNALRKFQIVAVFGNEDFREEREKYKEKFPDVIWLDDEKKQLGDVTIIGSEGVIKKPTVWQKMKGIDEKFYTERKKKIEEMLCSSSGFKILLTHYAPTYKTVYGERPSAYPGLGDELIEELQCKPNLAIHGHAHYAKVTFAKLDDTKVYNVALPANKKFVIIEI
- a CDS encoding citrate synthase/methylcitrate synthase produces the protein MELRKGLEDIAIKETEITYIDGVLGRLYYRGYSIYDLAEFSNFEETAYLIWFGKLPNKKELQEIKEALAEEREIPEYITEFIKNVRKDANPMDVLRTAVSMLGIEDRSNEELWKKAVKLTAKIPTIISYFDRVRKGLDIVHPDPSLSHAENFLYMMRGEKPNPIDSRTMDVAMILHMDHEMNASTFACLVVASTLSDLYSAITAGISALKGPLHGGANAEALKQFMEIGSKDKVEEYILKKLESGQRIMGFGHRIYKAYDPRAKILKEYARNLAKEKGKMELFEIAEKVDEIGCKILGKKNIYPNVDFYAGLVFYFLGFDPDLFPTVFASSRIVGWTAHVMEYLKDNKLIRPKAIYKGEIGRKYINIENRE